The Candidatus Cloacimonadota bacterium region ATGAAAAGATCGAAGGCAAAAAAATCATTATCCGCAGAGCTTCCGGAAATGAGAAATTTCCTGCATTGGATGAAAATATTTATGAACTACAGGAAAATGATCTGGTGATCGCAGATGCTTCCAAACCGATTGCTATCGCAGGAGTTATCGGTGGTGAAAATTCTCATATCACGAAAAAAACTAAAACCGTCGTGATCGAAGCAGCAAATTTTCTTTATTCCTCTATCAGAAAAACTGCGAATAAATTTAAAATTCAAACAGATTCTTCCCATAGATTTGAGAGAGACTTGGCTGATGAAACTGCAGAGATTGTCAGCAGGAGAACTGCTCAATTGATTTTGGAAATTGCCGGCGGAACATTGCTTGAAGGAAAACTGGATTCATATCCAAATCCGGAATCTGAAAGAATTGTCTCGATCCGTCCCTCGAGAGCAAGGAAATTACTTACGATCGATCTTTCCAAAGAAACCATCCAAAAACATCTCGAGAATTTAGGTTTGAAGCAAGTGGATGAGGAAGATGATCTTCTCCAATTCAAGATCCCTTCTTTCAGAAAAGACCTGACTCGCGAGATCGATTTGATCGAAGAAATTATCCGGATGCATGGATATAACAATCTCGAAACCTTCCTGAAACCACAGAAAATAATGGACAAATACTCGTTTTACATGAAAAGGGAAGTTCAGGATTTTCTTGTGAATTGCGGTTTTTCAGAAGTGGTTAACTGGAGTTTTTCCGATCCGAATTATCTTGATTTGATGAAAATAAAAGAGGATGATGAGCGTCGAAATGTTGTTAAGATCAAGAATCCTCTTGGTAGTAGTTTTTCCATTATGAGATCTATGCTTCTTCCGGGAATTCTAAAAAATGCACTTTTCAATATCAATCACGGAAAACATGATCTGAAACTTTTTGAATTAAGCAAAACCTTCATTAAAAGCGAAGGTAAATTAGCAAACGAGAGATTTTTCGTAACCGGTTTGATGACCGGAAATTTAAGTCCTGTTTATTGGAAAGAACCTGTTAAGAAAGTTGATTTTTATGATATTAAGGGAATTGTCGAAGATATTCTCGAAATTTTAGGTTTAAGTGGAGTTGAATTCTCAAATTCAAAAGAATCCTATTATCAACCAGGATTGGCAGCAGAAGTATCCTACAAAAATTCCATCATTGCTGATTTTGGGAAGTTAGATCCGAAGATTGCTCAAAATTTTGAGATCGAGCAACCTGTCTTTGCT contains the following coding sequences:
- a CDS encoding phenylalanine--tRNA ligase subunit beta, which produces MNISYNWLKQYLNFDHSPDEISEILTYLGMEIKGVTKFGEELEQIVVAQIIEKKQHPRADKLSVCQVDDGTEIKQVICGAPNCAVNQKIAFAPIGTSIGEFKIKKVNLRGEESFGMICSEKELGISENHDGIMVLDEKAPLGESLSSFLNDRFDTCFEAEITPNRPDLLGIIGIARDVAAYLKINLNIPEITYSTGKVKIEDFLKLENNEPELCSRYTARIIQNVQVKDSPEWLQRRLISVGLRPINNIVDITNFVMMEFGHPLHAFDYEKIEGKKIIIRRASGNEKFPALDENIYELQENDLVIADASKPIAIAGVIGGENSHITKKTKTVVIEAANFLYSSIRKTANKFKIQTDSSHRFERDLADETAEIVSRRTAQLILEIAGGTLLEGKLDSYPNPESERIVSIRPSRARKLLTIDLSKETIQKHLENLGLKQVDEEDDLLQFKIPSFRKDLTREIDLIEEIIRMHGYNNLETFLKPQKIMDKYSFYMKREVQDFLVNCGFSEVVNWSFSDPNYLDLMKIKEDDERRNVVKIKNPLGSSFSIMRSMLLPGILKNALFNINHGKHDLKLFELSKTFIKSEGKLANERFFVTGLMTGNLSPVYWKEPVKKVDFYDIKGIVEDILEILGLSGVEFSNSKESYYQPGLAAEVSYKNSIIADFGKLDPKIAQNFEIEQPVFA